In Sphingomonas crocodyli, one genomic interval encodes:
- a CDS encoding glycosyltransferase family 4 protein, translating into MRIAMLAPIAWRTPPRHYGPWELVTSLLTEGLVARGIDVTLFATLDSVTSAKLDGVVPASYNEDPAIDAKVWEYRHLAHIFGQADQFDIIHNQADFPAHAFARMVATPIVTTIHGFSSERILPMYKPFEKRIHYVAISDADRHPALEYAATIHHGIRFEDFPLDTAGDDRLLFFGRIHPDKGAAEAIRIAQEVGKPLDLYGLVQDGEYHARSVAPHVDGKRVRFHGVVGGAARYQALGRARALLHLINFDEPFGLSVIEAMACGTPVIARRRGSMAELIEHGVTGFLIDDIEEAAAAIEGAAQLDRATIRKRARERFAVETMVDNYIALYNRILTAGTA; encoded by the coding sequence ATGCGCATCGCCATGCTAGCGCCGATCGCCTGGCGAACCCCGCCACGCCATTACGGTCCGTGGGAACTCGTCACCAGCTTGCTGACCGAGGGCCTCGTCGCACGCGGCATCGACGTCACCCTGTTTGCGACGCTCGACAGCGTGACTTCGGCAAAGCTCGATGGCGTTGTGCCCGCCTCATACAACGAGGATCCTGCAATCGATGCAAAGGTCTGGGAATATCGCCATCTCGCGCATATTTTCGGTCAGGCCGACCAGTTCGATATCATTCACAACCAGGCCGATTTTCCTGCCCACGCTTTTGCGCGCATGGTGGCCACCCCGATCGTCACGACAATCCATGGTTTTTCATCGGAGCGGATCCTGCCGATGTACAAGCCGTTCGAGAAACGGATTCATTATGTCGCGATCAGCGACGCGGACCGTCACCCGGCGCTGGAATATGCCGCTACGATCCATCACGGAATCCGCTTCGAAGACTTCCCGCTGGATACTGCGGGCGACGATCGACTCCTGTTCTTCGGCCGTATCCATCCCGACAAGGGGGCTGCAGAAGCAATTAGGATAGCTCAGGAGGTCGGGAAACCCCTCGATCTTTATGGCCTTGTCCAGGATGGCGAATACCATGCGCGCTCGGTAGCTCCCCATGTCGATGGAAAAAGGGTGCGCTTCCATGGGGTGGTCGGCGGCGCGGCCCGCTATCAGGCGCTCGGTCGAGCGCGCGCCCTGCTTCATCTGATCAACTTCGACGAACCATTTGGTTTATCGGTGATCGAGGCGATGGCATGTGGGACACCGGTGATCGCCCGCAGGCGCGGTTCGATGGCAGAACTGATCGAACATGGTGTCACGGGCTTCCTGATCGATGATATCGAAGAGGCGGCGGCCGCGATCGAAGGCGCGGCACAACTGGACCGCGCAACGATAAGAAAAAGGGCGCGCGAGCGCTTCGCGGTGGAGACGATGGTCGACAATTACATCGCGCTGTACAACCGCATTCTGACAGCAGGCACTGCTTAA
- a CDS encoding alpha-amylase family glycosyl hydrolase, producing MSGEPPWWASGVIYQIYPRSFQDSDGDGIGDLRGIEQRLDYIAALGIDAVWLSPIFCSPMRDFGYDVADYTGIEPLFGDLADFDRLCTRLHERGLKLILDLVPNHSSDQHPWFQASRRSRLDPKRDWYIWRDPAPDGGPPNNWISDFGGSAWEWDDLTGQYFLHAFLKEQPDLNWRNPQLREAMFDVMRFWFNRGVDGFRIDVLWHIVKHQDFPDNPLNPAWTPDRTERDKVLQLYSTDQPEAHAIAAEMRRLADTYREKVLIGEIFLPNDRHARWFGTPEQPEVHLPFNFQLIETEWDARGLHAMISAYLESLPAHGWPNWVMGSHDAPRIAARLGEPQARIATMMLLTLRGTPTLYQGDELAIGQVVIPRDRIRDPQDLRQPDLGIGRDRSRTPMPWGEGAFADFSTAEPWLPLNPDWPTRNVASQEEDPGSMLHFVRRILALRRAEPALAVGSMTLLDMHEDLIAFERRHDSEHLLVVLNLGTRDWRLPVPPGYRAGDVLASTLTVRAVDDRIGPDEGLIIRLEEIDG from the coding sequence ATGTCGGGTGAGCCACCCTGGTGGGCCAGCGGCGTAATCTACCAGATCTATCCCCGGTCGTTCCAGGACAGCGACGGCGACGGCATCGGCGACCTTCGTGGGATTGAGCAGAGGCTGGACTATATCGCAGCACTCGGGATCGACGCCGTCTGGCTTTCGCCGATCTTCTGTTCACCAATGCGCGACTTTGGTTATGACGTCGCGGACTATACCGGGATCGAACCCTTGTTCGGCGATCTCGCCGATTTCGACCGCTTATGCACGCGCCTGCATGAACGCGGTCTCAAACTTATCCTCGATCTGGTGCCCAATCACAGCTCGGACCAGCACCCTTGGTTCCAGGCGAGCCGACGCAGCCGGCTCGATCCCAAGCGGGACTGGTACATCTGGCGCGATCCGGCACCCGATGGCGGTCCTCCCAACAACTGGATCAGCGATTTTGGCGGTTCAGCCTGGGAGTGGGATGATCTCACGGGGCAATATTTTCTGCATGCCTTTCTGAAGGAGCAACCCGATCTGAACTGGCGCAACCCGCAGCTGCGCGAGGCGATGTTCGACGTGATGCGGTTCTGGTTCAACCGTGGTGTGGACGGCTTTCGCATCGATGTGCTCTGGCACATCGTCAAGCATCAGGACTTTCCCGATAATCCGCTCAATCCAGCCTGGACGCCAGATCGTACCGAGCGCGACAAGGTCCTCCAGCTCTATTCGACCGATCAGCCCGAGGCCCACGCCATCGCAGCCGAGATGCGCCGCCTGGCCGATACCTATCGCGAAAAGGTTCTGATCGGCGAGATCTTCCTGCCCAACGACCGCCACGCGCGCTGGTTCGGTACCCCCGAGCAGCCTGAGGTCCATCTGCCCTTCAACTTTCAGCTTATCGAGACCGAGTGGGACGCACGCGGCCTCCATGCGATGATTTCAGCATATCTCGAGTCCCTGCCGGCGCACGGCTGGCCCAACTGGGTTATGGGAAGCCATGATGCGCCGCGCATCGCGGCCCGGCTGGGCGAGCCGCAGGCGCGGATCGCAACGATGATGCTCCTTACGTTACGCGGCACGCCGACCCTCTATCAGGGGGACGAGCTGGCGATTGGCCAGGTCGTCATTCCCAGGGATCGGATCCGCGATCCACAAGACCTGCGGCAGCCCGACCTGGGGATCGGCCGCGACCGCTCTCGCACACCCATGCCATGGGGCGAGGGGGCTTTTGCGGACTTCAGCACGGCCGAGCCCTGGCTCCCGCTTAACCCCGACTGGCCAACACGCAATGTCGCTTCGCAAGAGGAGGATCCGGGTTCGATGCTGCACTTCGTTCGCCGCATTCTGGCGCTACGGCGGGCCGAACCTGCGCTCGCGGTGGGCAGCATGACATTGCTCGACATGCACGAGGATCTCATCGCATTCGAGCGCCGCCATGACAGCGAGCATCTGCTTGTCGTCCTGAACCTGGGGACGCGAGACTGGAGGCTACCGGTTCCGCCGGGATATCGCGCCGGAGACGTCCTCGCCTCGACCCTGACGGTGCGGGCGGTTGATGACCGGATCGGACCTGATGAGGGGCTGATCATAAGGCTGGAGGAGATCGACGGATAA
- a CDS encoding response regulator, translating into MTTTSRPIHFLIVDDLEENLLSLEALLRRDGLAFLRARSGEEALELLLQHDVALALLDVQMPGMDGFELAEFMRGSERARRIPIIFLTAGTADLNRRFRGYEAGAVDFIQKPIEPDILRSKANVFFDLHEQRLLIQEQRDALETTSRALAKAANDLEAQVEQRTGELENALTQLRVETAERERAEASLRQSQKMEAVGQLTGGIAHDFNNMLTGVIGSLDLMKRRIAAQDYDKLGRYMDAASTSASRAAALTQRLLAFSRRQSLDPKPTNINALIESMADLIDRAVNESISLTVRLAPDLPAAIVDPHQLENAILNLVINARDAMSQGGTLDIETELVAGSSVPGLEGEDAQSPFLKIGVADSGIGMPAEIIEKVFDPFFTTKPLGHGTGLGLSMVYGFIRQSGGHVAISSEPDRGTKMDLYLPTTQQQPLDLTDAPPAARSGRGQRVLVVEDDESVRMVVREVLRELHYEAIEYGDPVAATACLASAQRIDLMISDMGLPGMTGRDLFAQARTTRPDLPVLFITGYDADAAAGGAVAGEGVAMITKPFSLDALAATISQLLPT; encoded by the coding sequence ATGACCACCACGAGCCGGCCTATCCATTTCCTGATCGTTGACGATCTCGAGGAGAATCTTCTTTCGCTCGAAGCGCTGCTCCGGCGGGACGGCCTGGCATTCCTGCGGGCACGATCGGGCGAGGAGGCCCTGGAGTTGCTGTTGCAGCACGACGTCGCGCTCGCGCTTCTGGATGTGCAGATGCCGGGGATGGATGGGTTCGAGCTTGCTGAATTCATGCGCGGGAGCGAGCGCGCGCGTCGCATCCCGATCATCTTCCTGACGGCCGGCACAGCCGATCTCAACCGCCGGTTCCGCGGCTACGAGGCAGGCGCGGTCGACTTCATTCAAAAGCCGATCGAGCCCGACATCCTGCGGAGCAAGGCCAATGTGTTTTTCGATCTTCATGAGCAAAGGCTTTTGATCCAGGAACAACGTGACGCGTTGGAGACGACGAGCCGGGCCCTGGCAAAGGCGGCGAACGACCTTGAAGCGCAGGTGGAGCAACGCACCGGCGAGCTGGAAAATGCTCTTACCCAGTTGCGCGTCGAGACGGCCGAGCGCGAGCGCGCAGAAGCATCATTGCGCCAGAGCCAGAAGATGGAGGCGGTCGGCCAGCTGACCGGCGGCATCGCGCATGACTTCAACAATATGCTGACCGGCGTCATCGGATCGCTCGACCTCATGAAACGCCGCATAGCCGCGCAGGATTATGACAAGCTCGGGCGCTACATGGACGCGGCATCGACTTCGGCGAGCCGTGCGGCGGCGCTCACCCAGCGGCTTCTCGCCTTCTCACGCCGGCAGTCGCTCGATCCCAAGCCGACCAATATCAACGCGCTGATCGAGTCGATGGCCGATCTGATCGACCGTGCGGTCAACGAAAGCATCAGTCTGACGGTCCGTCTTGCGCCGGATCTCCCGGCTGCAATCGTCGATCCGCACCAGCTCGAGAACGCCATCCTCAACCTGGTCATTAACGCGCGCGACGCGATGTCGCAGGGTGGCACGCTCGATATCGAGACCGAACTGGTGGCCGGATCTTCGGTGCCAGGGCTGGAAGGCGAAGACGCACAGTCACCATTCCTCAAAATCGGCGTTGCCGATAGCGGCATTGGCATGCCGGCCGAGATCATCGAGAAAGTTTTTGACCCCTTCTTTACGACCAAACCCCTCGGGCACGGCACGGGGCTGGGGCTGTCGATGGTTTATGGCTTCATTCGGCAGAGCGGCGGGCACGTCGCCATTTCAAGCGAGCCGGATCGCGGTACGAAGATGGACTTGTACCTGCCGACAACCCAGCAGCAGCCCCTCGATCTCACGGACGCGCCGCCGGCCGCGCGCTCGGGGCGTGGTCAGCGCGTACTTGTGGTCGAGGATGACGAATCCGTCCGCATGGTCGTGCGCGAAGTGCTGCGCGAGCTGCACTACGAGGCGATAGAATATGGCGACCCCGTTGCCGCCACAGCGTGTCTGGCATCAGCCCAGCGGATCGACCTGATGATTTCAGACATGGGGCTGCCCGGAATGACGGGCAGGGATCTGTTTGCGCAGGCGCGCACCACGCGTCCCGACCTCCCGGTCCTGTTCATTACGGGATACGATGCGGACGCCGCCGCTGGTGGCGCTGTCGCCGGCGAGGGTGTGGCGATGATCACCAAGCCTTTCTCGCTCGACGCGCTTGCCGCGACAATCAGCCAGCTTCTGCCTACATGA
- a CDS encoding chemotaxis protein CheB, protein MTRPIEAIVVGASAGAVQALSRLLPNLPATYPLPILVVVHVPPERSELATLFGAKCRLRVKDAEDKESIRPGYVYFAPSDYHLLVEDQRTLALSVDEPVLYSRPSVDILFESAADAFGDAVAGIILTGANEDGAAGLAAIANAGGRAIVQQPHEAFASAMPLAALARCPQAEPLTLDAIARQIEAWAS, encoded by the coding sequence ATGACCCGGCCGATCGAGGCGATCGTCGTCGGAGCGTCAGCCGGGGCCGTGCAAGCGCTGTCACGTCTGCTGCCGAACCTGCCGGCAACCTATCCGCTTCCCATCCTGGTCGTCGTGCACGTGCCCCCCGAGCGCTCGGAGCTAGCCACCTTGTTTGGCGCCAAATGTCGCCTCCGCGTCAAAGACGCCGAGGACAAGGAAAGCATCCGGCCCGGATATGTGTATTTCGCGCCATCGGATTATCATCTGCTGGTGGAAGACCAGCGCACGCTCGCGCTCTCGGTCGATGAGCCGGTGCTCTATTCGCGACCCTCGGTCGATATATTGTTCGAAAGCGCCGCCGATGCTTTTGGCGACGCCGTTGCGGGCATTATCCTGACCGGCGCCAACGAGGACGGTGCCGCGGGGCTCGCGGCGATCGCGAACGCTGGCGGGCGCGCCATCGTCCAGCAACCGCACGAGGCTTTTGCGTCAGCAATGCCGCTGGCCGCGCTCGCCCGCTGCCCTCAGGCCGAGCCACTCACCCTTGATGCGATCGCGCGGCAGATCGAGGCGTGGGCATCATGA
- a CDS encoding CheR family methyltransferase, which translates to MHDPIEDIEVHLLLEALYRRYHYDFRHYAQASIRRRLRQARQQLGYASFSLLQDAVLRDETLLPRLLDYLTVQVSEMFRDPSYFRAIREMIVPHLRTYPSLKIWIAGCSAGEELHSFAILLKEEGLLDRTILYATDINPVALEAAASGIYALDRIRTFTQNHQRSGGKSSLSDYYTAAYGRAVFDKSLRARVVFSDHSLVTDAVFAEMQFISCRNVMIYFDRPLQDRAIGLFRESLARKGFLGLGSKENLRFSAHFQAFDEYVAGEKIYQRRAA; encoded by the coding sequence GTGCACGACCCGATCGAGGACATCGAAGTTCACCTTCTGCTAGAGGCGCTCTATCGCCGCTATCATTACGACTTCCGGCATTATGCCCAGGCGTCGATCAGGCGGCGTCTGCGACAGGCGCGTCAGCAACTGGGCTATGCGAGCTTTTCGCTGCTTCAGGATGCGGTTCTGCGCGACGAGACCTTGTTGCCACGTCTGCTCGACTATCTCACGGTCCAGGTCAGTGAAATGTTTCGCGATCCCAGTTATTTCCGCGCGATACGCGAGATGATCGTGCCGCACCTGCGGACCTATCCTTCGCTCAAGATCTGGATCGCGGGATGCAGCGCGGGTGAAGAACTGCATTCGTTCGCGATCCTGTTGAAGGAGGAAGGCCTTCTCGACCGGACGATCCTTTATGCCACCGACATCAATCCTGTCGCGCTCGAAGCAGCCGCGTCCGGCATTTATGCTCTCGATCGGATCAGAACCTTCACCCAGAACCACCAGCGTTCAGGCGGCAAGTCCTCGCTGTCGGATTATTATACCGCGGCTTATGGGCGGGCGGTGTTCGACAAGAGCCTTCGCGCGCGCGTCGTTTTTTCGGATCACAGTCTGGTGACCGACGCGGTCTTTGCTGAGATGCAGTTCATTTCGTGCCGCAACGTCATGATCTATTTCGACCGCCCGCTACAGGATCGCGCGATCGGGCTGTTCCGGGAATCACTGGCGCGCAAGGGCTTTTTGGGACTTGGGTCGAAGGAGAATCTGCGCTTCTCGGCCCATTTCCAGGCCTTCGACGAATATGTCGCCGGGGAGAAAATCTATCAGCGGCGCGCCGCATGA
- a CDS encoding response regulator → MIKTDNAKVVHSHEVIVALNALLSATQDAETGQRGFLLTGSERYLAPYEAARSRIEAQLSAISQLIGDNRNQQINLVQLRPHIDAKLAELRQTIDIRRENGPAAALAIVATDRGKIEMDAIRDQLGVMGREEARLRLSRLAEMEAASRTAIFSGILAALLGMALTILVGTLLHRSNRARRRQDWLARGQVGLSQAMLGDKTVQELGNSILDFLAPYVGAQAGVLFKGEGGVFERAAQLGVPADAQIAMRFELREGLLGRVAAEDQLLTVDDVPEGYLSYGSALGRDTPKHLLIAPFRADGVINAVIELGFVRPIDERVRALLEDIASAAGVALRSARYRTELQNLLEETQRQSEELQVQSEELRVSNEELEEQGRALKDNQVRLEQQQAELEQTNSQLEEQAQLLETQRDDLAKSGAAIEIKARELEQASQYKSDFLANMSHELRTPLNSLLILSKLLADNAQGNLSTEQIQFARTIESSGNDLLSLINDILDLSKIEAGHVEIRPEAVSLQRLASDLRKTFDPVAAERKLDFVVDIAAATPARFTSDRQRLEQILKNLLSNAFKFTAQGQVHLRIAPIGRDQLSLAVSDTGIGISAEQHAAIFEAFRQADGAINRRYGGTGLGLSISRELVRLLGGSIALESEPGHGSTFTVTVPLDFDPNGVAPRTAPAPAEALASATMSLARMAAKSFDVEDDRERLEPARRILLIVEDDQAFATIVRDLSRDAGFQSLVAGTAEDALDLAKRFRPSAIVLDIGLPDQSGLAVLDRLKRDDITRHIPIHVVSAADHAQTALSLGAVGYLVKPVKREEIVQAIEALEHQLTRTMRRVLIVEDDPVQLAAVRKLLQSGEVETVGAGSVAECLALLKEQTFDCMILDLTLPDASGFTLLETLSTQGDYAFPPVIVYTGHDLSAHEEQTLRRYSSSIIIKGAKSPERLLDEVSLFLHQVVAELPAEQQKMIHAARNRDAVLEGRRILIVEDDVRNVYSLSNILEPRGALIEIARNGQEALDALDRHDQKTNGPIDLILMDVMMPVMDGLDATRRIRLDPRWTKLPVIMLTAKAMPDDQERCLAAGANDYMAKPIDVDRLLSLVRVWMPR, encoded by the coding sequence ATGATCAAGACGGACAATGCCAAAGTTGTCCACTCGCATGAGGTCATCGTTGCGCTAAACGCGCTCCTTTCGGCGACGCAAGACGCCGAAACCGGACAACGTGGCTTTCTGTTGACGGGCAGCGAGCGATATCTGGCGCCCTATGAGGCCGCGCGATCTCGCATCGAAGCACAGCTCAGCGCCATTTCCCAGCTTATCGGCGACAACCGCAACCAGCAGATCAATCTTGTTCAGCTGCGCCCGCATATCGATGCGAAGCTTGCCGAGCTGAGGCAGACGATTGACATTCGACGCGAAAATGGTCCCGCTGCGGCGCTCGCGATTGTCGCGACCGACCGCGGCAAGATCGAGATGGACGCAATCCGGGACCAGCTGGGCGTAATGGGGCGCGAGGAAGCCCGACTGCGCCTGAGCCGGCTCGCGGAGATGGAAGCGGCTTCGCGTACGGCTATATTCAGCGGCATCCTCGCCGCGCTGCTGGGCATGGCGCTGACAATTTTGGTCGGGACGCTGCTTCACCGGTCGAACCGGGCGCGACGGCGTCAGGACTGGCTTGCCAGAGGGCAGGTCGGTCTTTCCCAGGCAATGCTTGGCGACAAGACGGTTCAAGAGCTCGGCAACAGCATCCTCGATTTCCTCGCTCCCTATGTCGGGGCGCAGGCGGGCGTGCTCTTCAAGGGCGAGGGCGGCGTTTTCGAGCGCGCGGCGCAGCTCGGGGTCCCCGCAGACGCACAGATCGCCATGCGCTTCGAGCTGCGCGAAGGCCTCCTGGGGCGGGTCGCAGCCGAGGACCAGTTGCTCACCGTCGACGATGTTCCCGAAGGTTATCTCAGTTACGGGTCGGCGCTGGGGCGCGATACACCAAAACATCTGCTGATCGCCCCGTTCAGAGCTGATGGGGTCATCAACGCGGTAATCGAACTGGGCTTTGTCCGTCCGATCGACGAACGCGTGCGAGCCCTCCTCGAGGATATCGCATCGGCCGCGGGCGTGGCGCTACGATCAGCGCGCTACCGGACCGAGCTTCAAAATCTGCTGGAAGAAACCCAGCGTCAATCCGAGGAACTCCAGGTTCAGAGCGAGGAACTTCGCGTCTCCAACGAGGAGCTCGAAGAGCAGGGACGCGCGCTCAAGGATAACCAGGTGCGGCTTGAGCAACAGCAGGCCGAGCTCGAGCAGACCAATTCACAACTCGAGGAGCAGGCGCAACTGCTCGAAACCCAGCGCGACGACCTGGCGAAATCGGGCGCTGCGATCGAGATCAAAGCGCGCGAGCTCGAGCAGGCAAGCCAGTACAAGTCGGATTTCCTGGCCAACATGTCGCACGAGCTGCGCACGCCGCTCAACTCGCTTCTGATCCTTTCCAAATTGCTGGCAGACAACGCCCAGGGCAATCTGTCGACAGAACAGATCCAGTTCGCGCGCACAATCGAGTCGTCGGGAAATGATCTGCTTTCACTGATCAATGATATTCTCGACCTGTCGAAGATCGAGGCCGGGCATGTCGAGATTCGTCCCGAGGCGGTGTCGCTCCAGCGTCTGGCTTCGGACCTGCGCAAGACCTTTGATCCTGTGGCAGCCGAGCGCAAACTCGATTTTGTGGTCGACATTGCCGCCGCCACGCCGGCGCGCTTTACCTCTGATCGTCAACGGCTCGAGCAGATCCTGAAGAACCTACTGTCCAACGCGTTCAAGTTCACCGCTCAGGGGCAGGTGCATTTGCGAATAGCACCGATCGGCCGTGACCAGCTGAGCCTGGCAGTGTCGGATACGGGGATCGGAATCTCCGCCGAGCAGCATGCTGCCATCTTCGAAGCCTTTCGCCAGGCGGATGGCGCGATAAACCGGCGTTATGGGGGGACGGGTCTCGGTCTTTCGATCTCACGCGAGCTCGTCCGGCTGCTGGGCGGGTCGATCGCGCTGGAAAGCGAGCCGGGGCACGGCAGCACCTTCACCGTAACTGTCCCGCTCGACTTCGACCCCAATGGCGTTGCGCCAAGGACCGCGCCGGCACCGGCTGAGGCCTTGGCGTCGGCCACGATGTCCCTGGCGCGGATGGCGGCAAAGTCTTTCGATGTCGAAGATGACCGCGAACGGCTCGAACCCGCTCGGCGGATCCTGCTCATCGTCGAGGACGACCAGGCTTTCGCGACGATCGTGCGCGATCTTTCGCGCGACGCCGGCTTCCAAAGTCTTGTCGCAGGAACCGCGGAGGACGCACTGGATCTCGCCAAGCGTTTCCGGCCCAGCGCGATCGTTCTCGACATCGGATTGCCCGATCAGTCGGGCCTGGCGGTTCTCGACCGGTTGAAGCGCGACGACATCACCCGCCACATCCCGATCCATGTCGTGTCGGCGGCCGATCATGCGCAGACGGCACTCTCGCTGGGTGCGGTCGGCTATCTCGTAAAGCCCGTGAAGCGCGAAGAGATCGTCCAGGCTATCGAAGCGCTCGAGCACCAGCTTACCCGAACGATGCGGCGCGTGCTCATCGTCGAGGATGATCCTGTTCAGCTGGCGGCGGTCAGGAAGCTGCTCCAGTCGGGTGAGGTAGAGACTGTGGGCGCGGGCAGCGTCGCCGAATGTCTTGCGCTCCTCAAGGAGCAGACGTTCGACTGCATGATACTCGATCTGACGCTACCCGACGCTTCCGGCTTCACGTTGCTCGAGACCTTGAGCACGCAAGGTGACTATGCCTTCCCGCCGGTAATCGTTTACACAGGCCATGATCTGAGCGCGCACGAAGAGCAAACTCTGCGGCGCTATTCGAGTTCGATCATCATCAAGGGAGCAAAGTCGCCAGAGCGCCTGCTCGACGAGGTCTCGCTGTTCCTTCACCAGGTCGTCGCCGAACTGCCGGCCGAGCAGCAGAAGATGATCCACGCCGCGCGCAATCGTGACGCGGTCCTCGAGGGACGGCGGATCCTGATCGTCGAGGACGATGTTCGCAATGTTTACTCGCTGAGCAATATTCTCGAGCCGCGCGGCGCGCTTATCGAGATCGCGCGCAATGGCCAGGAAGCCCTCGACGCGCTCGATCGTCACGACCAAAAGACAAACGGCCCGATCGACTTGATCCTCATGGATGTGATGATGCCGGTTATGGACGGCCTCGACGCAACCCGGCGGATACGGCTTGATCCACGCTGGACGAAGCTTCCCGTCATCATGCTGACCGCCAAGGCCATGCCGGATGATCAGGAGCGTTGTCTGGCGGCCGGCGCCAACGATTATATGGCCAAGCCCATCGATGTCGACCGGCTGCTGTCGCTCGTCCGGGTCTGGATGCCGCGGTAG
- a CDS encoding Hsp20 family protein: MRTNFDFTPFRRSSVGFDTLFDLLESGSQSRTEGFPAFNLEKTRHDQYRITLAVPGFSRDEIEIVTQPNQLIIKGLRREDDGDRDRFLHRGIAHGSFERRFQLADYIEARSARLVDGLLTLELARDVPDAMKPRRIEIGAVANDLIEGPREAERAA, encoded by the coding sequence ATGAGGACCAATTTCGATTTCACCCCATTTCGCCGCTCGAGCGTCGGCTTCGACACGTTGTTCGATCTGTTGGAGAGCGGTTCACAATCCCGGACTGAGGGCTTTCCGGCCTTCAATCTTGAGAAAACCCGACACGACCAATATCGCATCACACTCGCCGTCCCGGGATTTTCCCGCGACGAGATCGAGATCGTCACCCAGCCCAATCAGCTTATTATCAAAGGATTGAGGCGCGAGGACGACGGGGACCGCGACCGCTTCCTGCATCGCGGCATCGCTCATGGCTCTTTCGAACGTCGCTTTCAGCTCGCCGATTATATCGAGGCGCGCTCGGCACGTCTTGTCGATGGGTTGCTGACGCTCGAGCTGGCGCGCGACGTGCCCGACGCGATGAAACCGCGCCGCATTGAGATAGGCGCCGTGGCCAACGACCTGATCGAGGGGCCGCGCGAGGCGGAGCGCGCTGCCTGA
- a CDS encoding YdcH family protein — MRNKFLDYLHREHARLEAAIADAHRYPVVDSLAIASLKKQKLLVKDQIESWTSDMRAEQTGGSPWLQQ, encoded by the coding sequence ATGCGCAACAAGTTCCTTGACTATCTGCACCGGGAACATGCCCGTCTCGAGGCGGCGATAGCGGACGCGCACCGCTATCCTGTCGTGGACTCGCTGGCGATCGCATCGCTCAAAAAGCAAAAGTTGCTGGTCAAAGATCAGATAGAGAGCTGGACGAGCGATATGCGCGCGGAACAGACCGGCGGGTCGCCTTGGCTACAACAGTAG
- a CDS encoding outer membrane protein, which translates to MRLQLTTTAALAVLAFGATSAAAQDTASTSWTGPYVGGQLGYSWQPSDGDETITFDRGLDGTFGDTVVTGTGANAFSPGFCGGRYNNGTRAGGCRKDNDATAWKLHAGYDYQFGAGPSGFVVGAVAEGGVSYLYDYVTAFSTTPNAYTIGSRLTENYALRGRAGYAASTGTMIYGTGGATYGKIRNRYRNANNLPFSVNDRSKWQWGWNYGGGIEQKVGKFSVGALYLFTVMDNDDFVVRQTGAAPFTATNPQGTDFRRTFSKFAFHQLLATVSYRF; encoded by the coding sequence ATGCGGCTTCAACTCACCACCACGGCGGCGCTTGCCGTCCTCGCTTTCGGAGCGACCTCCGCGGCGGCGCAGGACACTGCTTCGACCAGCTGGACCGGCCCCTATGTCGGCGGTCAGCTTGGCTATTCGTGGCAGCCTTCGGATGGCGACGAGACCATCACGTTCGATCGCGGCCTCGACGGCACCTTCGGCGACACCGTCGTCACCGGTACCGGCGCCAACGCCTTCTCGCCGGGCTTCTGCGGCGGCCGTTACAACAATGGCACCCGCGCCGGCGGCTGCCGCAAGGACAATGACGCGACCGCGTGGAAGCTCCACGCCGGTTACGACTATCAGTTCGGCGCCGGCCCGTCGGGCTTCGTCGTCGGTGCGGTCGCCGAAGGCGGCGTGTCGTACCTGTACGACTATGTCACCGCGTTCAGCACCACCCCGAACGCCTACACGATCGGCTCGCGTCTGACCGAAAACTATGCCCTGCGCGGCCGCGCGGGCTATGCGGCCAGCACCGGCACGATGATCTACGGCACCGGCGGCGCGACCTACGGCAAGATCCGTAACCGCTATCGCAACGCCAACAACCTGCCCTTCTCGGTCAACGACCGCAGCAAGTGGCAGTGGGGCTGGAACTATGGCGGCGGCATCGAGCAGAAGGTCGGCAAGTTCTCGGTCGGCGCGCTCTATCTGTTCACCGTGATGGACAATGACGACTTCGTCGTTCGCCAGACGGGCGCTGCGCCCTTCACGGCGACCAACCCGCAGGGCACCGACTTCCGTCGGACCTTCTCGAAGTTCGCCTTCCACCAGCTCCTCGCGACGGTCAGCTACCGCTTCTGA
- a CDS encoding DUF6894 family protein, translating into MPRYYFDVHDGADCPDLCGVDLADIAAARQMAMRYAGELIAASDGWRSAAYHWKLEVCDDLGLPIMRLALDSVHGRFMIHYHSDGPRTPVEALF; encoded by the coding sequence ATGCCGCGATATTATTTTGACGTGCACGATGGTGCGGACTGTCCCGACCTGTGCGGAGTCGATCTGGCCGACATCGCGGCGGCCCGGCAGATGGCGATGCGCTATGCAGGAGAGCTGATTGCGGCCAGCGATGGATGGCGGTCGGCTGCTTATCACTGGAAGCTCGAAGTTTGCGACGATCTTGGCCTGCCGATCATGCGGCTGGCACTCGATTCGGTTCATGGACGCTTCATGATCCATTATCATTCGGATGGCCCACGCACCCCTGTGGAGGCTCTCTTCTGA